The following proteins are encoded in a genomic region of Brachypodium distachyon strain Bd21 chromosome 1, Brachypodium_distachyon_v3.0, whole genome shotgun sequence:
- the LOC106865890 gene encoding uncharacterized protein LOC106865890 — MGGSIGGRCRISGLALVVVVVLLSTTMANGIRTGGATNVGTGAPGPAAISATDVAPPPPVAAAATTVPSEKAALDDTYKDSKRKVPNGPDPIHNRRTRWGDAPARRV, encoded by the exons ATGGGCGGCAGTATTGGTGGTCGATGCCGGATCAGTGGGCTGGCcttggtcgtcgtcgtcgtgctcTTGTCGACGACAATGGCAAACGGCATTAGGACCGGTGGGGCAACTAACGTTGGCACCGGTGCTCCTGGTCCAGCTGCAATATCTGCCACTGatgtggcgccgccgccgccggttgctGCCGCTGCAACAACGGTGCCTTCCGAGAAGGCTGCATTGGATGATACGTACAAGGACAGCAAGAGGAAGGTGCCCAACGGGCCTGATCCGATTCACAATAG GAGAACCAGATGGGGAGACGCACCGGCGAGGCGAGTGTAG
- the LOC100846550 gene encoding beta-glucuronosyltransferase GlcAT14B, giving the protein MEHGGAMDDDDGSNAFTFVVLPLTTTMYFLPTFISTRPRLVFPSRPHLPAYLPSSKSQSMESAAPSPLRWVLSVAAGGLFALFLLLASSSIPFPSTSLFFTPTTPASPSPPPPPRFAYLISGSAGDAAMLRRVLLALYHPRNHYILHLDAQAPDSDRAGLAAFVASHRVLAAARNVRVVEKANLVTYRGPTMVTTTLHAAAAFLWGEGRGKGADWDWFVNLSASDYPLVTQDDLMDVFSGLPRGLSFIDHTSDIGWKAFARAMPMIVDPGLYMDKKDDLFWVPQKRSLPTAFKLFTGSAWMVLSKPFVEYLIWGWDNLPRTVLLYYANFISSPEGYFHTVACNAEEFRNTTVNSDLHYIAWDNPPMQHPHLLTLADWDGMVGSEAPFARKFRRDDPVLDRIDADLLSRAPGSLAPGGWCRSAAAAGEGEGEGRSGGAGESNNRTGGGEDPCTAVGDAALLRPGPGAARLRRLVSSLLSEENFRPKQCKLVEPVAAADDKKKDVGQSSDGGA; this is encoded by the exons ATGGAGCATGGTGGTGccatggatgatgatgatgggaGTAATGCCTTCACCTTCGTCGTGCTCCCCCTCACCACGACCATGTACTTCCTGCCCACATTTATAAGCACTCGCCCACGCCTCGTCTTTCCCTCCAGACCACACCTCCCTGCATACCTACCTAGCTCCAAATCCCAATCCATGGAGTCCGCCGCGCCCTCCCCGCTCCGGTGGGTGCTCTCCGTCGCCGCGGGGGGCCTCTtcgccctcttcctcctcctcgcttcCTCCTCAATCCCTTTCCCCTCCACTTCCCTCTTCTTCACCCCCACCACCCCTGCCTCCCCCtctcccccgcccccgccgcgctTCGCGTACCTCATCTCGGGCTCAGCGGGCGACGCGGCCATGCTACGGCGGGTCCTCCTGGCCCTCTACCACCCGCGGAACCACTACATCCTGCACCTGGACGCGCAGGCGCCGGACTCGGACCGCGCGGGGCTCGCCGCCTTCGTGGCGTCCCACCGTGTCCTCGCCGCGGCGCGCAACGTGCGCGTGGTGGAGAAGGCCAACCTCGTCACCTACCGCGGGCCGACCATGGTGACCACCACGctgcacgcggcggcggcgttcctgTGGGGGGAAGGGCGTGGGAAGGGCGCCGACTGGGACTGGTTCGTCAACCTCTCCGCCTCCGACTACCCGCTCGTCACCCAGGACGATCTCATGGACGTGTTCTCGGGCCTGCCCAGGGGGCTCAGCTTCATCGACCACACCAGCGACATCGGCTGGAAAGC GTTCGCGAGGGCGATGCCGATGATCGTCGACCCGGGGCTCTACATGGACAAGAAGGACGATCTGTTCTGGGTGCCCCAGAAGCGGAGCTTGCCCACCGCCTTCAAACTCTTCACCG GCTCAGCGTGGATGGTGCTATCGAAGCCGTTCGTGGAGTACCTGATCTGGGGGTGGGACAACCTGCCCCGGACGGTGCTCCTGTACTACGCCAACTTCATCTCCTCCCCGGAGGGCTACTTCCACACGGTGGCCTGCAACGCCGAGGAGTTCCGCAACACCACCGTCAACAGCGACCTGCACTACATCGCCTGGGACAACCCGCCGATGCAGCACCCGCACCTGCTCACCCTCGCCGACTGGGACGGCATGGTCGGCAGCGAGGCCCCCTTCGCGCGCAAGTTCCGCCGCGACGACCCCGTGCTCGACCGGatcgacgccgacctcctctccCGCGCCCCCGGCTCGCTCGCGCCCGGAGGGTGGTGCAGatccgccgcggccgctggggaaggggaaggggagggacGGTCAGGGGGTGCCGGGGAGAGTAATAAccggaccggcggcggcgaggatccGTGCACTGCTGTCGGGGACGCGGCGCTCCTGCGGCCGGGGCCTGGAGCGGCgaggctgcggcggctcgTGTCGTCGCTGCTGTCGGAGGAGAACTTCCGGCCGAAGCAGTGCAAACTAGTAGAGCCTGTTGCCGCTGCGGATGATAAAAAGAAAGATGTAGGACAGAGCTCGGATGGCGGGGCATGA